A single genomic interval of Methyloceanibacter caenitepidi harbors:
- a CDS encoding type II secretion system F family protein: MSTLIDFVTDPKAMVVLLTAIAAFATVASLIMPYFAGDRFGARMKYVSSERDKLRAERVAAMADENRQARLRREPKSFMKQVVESFNLSKALETDSTRNRLKMAGFRGQAPVVAFLFFRAALPFAGFAVAFVYLFFVNDFDLPTIARLGISIGGAYLGFYFPDIFISNLIQRRQKSITSVFPDSLDLLLICVQAGMSVEAAMNKVAGEIGPRSIELAEEFSLTTAELSYLPERRLAYENLGKRTGLAAVKAVGTSLIQAERYGTAVSEALRVLAQESRDMRMSLAEKKAAALPPMLTVPMIVFFLPVLFVVILGPAGIQIMDNFR, from the coding sequence ATGTCGACCCTTATCGATTTCGTGACCGATCCGAAGGCCATGGTGGTGCTCCTCACCGCGATTGCTGCCTTCGCCACGGTTGCCTCGCTGATCATGCCTTACTTCGCCGGCGACCGATTTGGCGCGCGCATGAAGTATGTCTCAAGCGAGCGTGACAAGCTCCGGGCCGAGCGCGTGGCGGCGATGGCCGACGAGAACCGTCAGGCGCGTCTGCGCAGGGAGCCGAAGAGCTTCATGAAGCAGGTCGTGGAGAGCTTCAATCTCAGCAAGGCGCTGGAGACGGACTCGACCCGGAACCGGTTGAAGATGGCGGGCTTCCGTGGCCAAGCGCCGGTCGTTGCGTTCCTGTTTTTCCGGGCCGCCTTGCCGTTCGCCGGCTTCGCCGTCGCGTTTGTCTATCTGTTCTTTGTGAACGACTTCGACCTGCCAACGATAGCGCGGCTGGGAATCTCGATCGGCGGCGCCTATCTCGGGTTCTATTTCCCGGACATCTTTATCAGCAATCTCATTCAGCGCCGGCAGAAGTCGATCACGAGCGTCTTTCCCGACTCGCTGGATCTGTTGCTGATCTGCGTCCAAGCGGGCATGTCGGTGGAGGCGGCAATGAACAAGGTGGCCGGCGAGATCGGCCCACGCTCCATCGAGCTGGCCGAAGAATTCAGCCTCACTACGGCTGAGCTATCCTATCTGCCGGAGCGGCGTCTCGCCTATGAGAACCTTGGCAAGCGGACGGGACTTGCTGCCGTGAAGGCCGTTGGGACGAGCCTCATTCAGGCGGAACGATACGGAACGGCCGTGAGCGAGGCCTTGCGCGTGCTGGCGCAAGAGAGCCGGGACATGCGCATGTCCCTTGCCGAGAAGAAGGCCGCAGCTTTGCCGCCGATGCTCACCGTGCCGATGATCGTATTCTTCCTGCCGGTGCTGTTCGTCGTCATTCTCGGTCCGGCCGGCATCCAGATCATGGACAACTTCCGTTAG
- a CDS encoding tetratricopeptide repeat protein: protein MLIALLATSAAAVLLGGCGHSGGGLGGGLANGGLGLFKKKPPEVQMTAAEAFEATTKWNDAYNKDPTNARNALGYSAALRALGNKKRAFEVLQTAYAANPNNPELAAEIGKVALETGQVSVATKALQTAEEKGVKDWKTLSAQGTLAAKSGDHAKAQQYYQAALRQKPDSTSVINNLALSYALDGKAKQAEALLRKAEKEGHSDKRLRQNLALVLGVQGKYNEAKDVAAVDVGETQAKRSVAYLKNMLSKPTTVAAAEPEAPAQSDQGWSPFGSTAPSKTAAPAVAAASHQQARPLPTVQMVKPVEEVISAPPKVAQASSPGTSTFSKSSSR, encoded by the coding sequence ATGCTGATAGCGCTGCTGGCGACATCCGCCGCCGCGGTGCTCCTTGGAGGTTGCGGCCATTCCGGCGGGGGTTTGGGCGGCGGACTCGCCAATGGCGGGCTCGGCCTCTTCAAGAAGAAGCCGCCCGAAGTACAGATGACCGCCGCCGAGGCGTTCGAGGCCACGACCAAGTGGAACGACGCCTACAACAAGGACCCCACCAACGCGCGCAATGCGCTCGGCTATTCCGCAGCCCTGCGGGCATTGGGCAATAAGAAGCGCGCGTTCGAAGTGCTGCAGACCGCCTACGCGGCCAATCCGAACAATCCGGAGCTCGCCGCCGAGATCGGCAAGGTCGCGCTCGAGACCGGCCAGGTCAGCGTCGCCACCAAGGCGCTCCAGACCGCCGAGGAGAAAGGCGTCAAGGACTGGAAGACGCTTTCGGCTCAGGGCACGCTCGCCGCCAAGAGCGGCGACCACGCGAAGGCTCAGCAATACTATCAGGCGGCCCTGCGGCAGAAGCCCGACTCCACGTCCGTGATCAACAACTTAGCTCTGTCTTATGCGTTGGACGGCAAGGCCAAGCAGGCCGAAGCCCTCCTTCGCAAGGCCGAGAAGGAGGGTCACAGCGACAAACGCTTGCGCCAGAATCTCGCGCTCGTTCTCGGCGTCCAAGGCAAGTACAACGAGGCCAAGGACGTCGCCGCCGTCGATGTCGGCGAGACCCAGGCCAAGCGGAGCGTTGCGTATTTGAAGAACATGCTCTCCAAGCCCACCACGGTCGCCGCCGCCGAGCCGGAAGCTCCGGCTCAGTCAGACCAGGGTTGGTCGCCCTTCGGTTCGACCGCGCCCTCCAAGACCGCAGCGCCCGCCGTCGCGGCGGCGAGCCACCAGCAAGCGCGCCCGCTTCCGACGGTTCAGATGGTCAAGCCGGTCGAGGAAGTCATCTCCGCGCCGCCGAAGGTCGCGCAGGCCTCAAGCCCCGGCACCTCGACGTTCTCCAAATCGTCGTCGCGGTAG